A genomic window from Chiloscyllium punctatum isolate Juve2018m chromosome 50, sChiPun1.3, whole genome shotgun sequence includes:
- the LOC140470062 gene encoding fibulin-2-like — translation MPSPSTRPNVELGCTKCPLTAWITQTFGVFLAEDKGLWAENGEGARGPWLERESSWKNFAASCMMAEGRDRLTVCSGILLCLALVPRGLLVVVGQLDCTGVECPELRHCIEETLEVGSCCASCVQLGCECSGYMYYDCLRAGHRRGLVPARASYYVDGGSTECKCPPGGGDIECSFIPCPSLPENCIRTFQPQDGCPQCAELGCSSSGQRLPAGHSFRAEPCTVCRCLSSGSLSCSTEPDCDSVTPTPELSAFQKDPPGPEGRAPSADDRRALSAGSLTSCCAAGRRWAVEDGKCPRDLLISGQPELCREFQQQCCLSALEELRCQEGVRAATQGSSCSSASGGEDLCGLDVFKRCCECCLVGLQAWSMGLACDEIPAPGLGCGQVLAGCCTEADGHVPATSPRREPRRPQETVSSESGGGVGRENGRNGPTQTPRTPEEDGDTRCPGDNPCSQLCHREQSAVVCSCFTGYQLMSDGRTCEDTNECEHLSQPCAEGFNCINTIGSYSCFQTIISCDRGYQASDDHTRCVDIDECQMGIHHCNNKQICRNTPGSYRCDCQQGYHMQPYSRTCVDINECQRYRGRVCAQICENTPGSYHCSCGAGYRLAEDGKNCQDVDECAAGACSQECANVYGSYQCYCWPGYSLNLLDRTTCEDIDECSVVSASLCTYRCVNSPGSFTCTCPEGYVLAQNRRNCKDLDECTLGTHNCTGAEICFNIQGGFKCLSFVCPPNYRKVGQTQCERLSCQGYVECQMVPQRITYYQLSFPTNVRVPVDIFRISPSPVYVGDNILLGITRGNEGLHFAIRRVDPYTGFVYLQLPPRQPREFLLDVEMTLIRQGRATKFIIRIHIFVTGPSL, via the exons ATGCCCTCCCCCTCCACGCGGCCGAACGTGGAGCTTGGTTGCACCAAGTGCCC GTTAACTGCATGGATCACACAGACCTTTGGAGTATTCCTGGCTGAAGATAAGGGACTATGGGCTGAGAACGGCGAGGGAGCCAGAGGACCGTGgctggagagagagagctcgtggaAAAACTTTGCAG CTTCTTGCATGATGGCTGAGGGGAGGGACCGGCTGACTGTTTGCagcgggatcttgctgtgcctgGCCCTGGTGCCACGGGGCCTCCTGGTGGTGGTGGGTCAGCTGGACTGCACTGGTGTGGAGTGCCCGGAGCTGAGGCACTGCATCGAGGAGACGCTGGAggttggatcttgctgtgctagCTGCGTGCAGCTCGGCTGCGAGTGCAGTGGATATATGTATTACGACTGCCTACGGGCAGGGCACAGGAGGGGCCTGGTCCCAGCCCGAGCTTCCTACTACGTGGATGGGGGCAGCACCGAGTGCAAATGCCCGCCGGGGGGTGGGGATATCGAATGCAGCTTCATCCCCTGTCCTAGCCTCCCGGAGAACTGCATTCGCACCTTCCAGCCCCAGGACGGGTGCCCACAATGTGCCGAGCTGGGCTGCTCCAGCAGCGGACAGAGGCTGCCGGCTGGGCACTCGTTCCGTGCAGAGCCTTGCACCGTGTGCCGCTGCCTGAGCTCCGGCTCCCTGAGCTGCAGCACCGAGCCCGACTGCGACTCTGTCACCCCCACCCCCGAGCTCTCGGCCTTTCAGAAAGACCCTCCGGGGCCAGAGGGGAGGGCACCCTCAGCTGACGACAGGAGAG CACTGTCCGCTGGGTCCCTCACATCGTGCTGCGCTGCTGGACGTCGCTGGGCTGTGGAGGATGGGAAATGTCCCAGGGATTTATTGATCAGTGGGCAACCCGAGCTTTGCAG GGAGTTCCAGCAGCAGTGTTGCCTGTCCGCGCTGGAGGAACTCCGATGCCAGGAGGGTGTGAGGGCAGCGACCCAGGGCAGTTCCTGCTCTTCAGCCAGCGGCGGTGAGGATCTCTGCGGATTGGACGTGTTTAAG CGATGCTGTGAGTGTTGCCTGGTGGGACTTCAGGCCTGGAGCATGGGCCTGGCCTGTGATGAGATCCCAGCCCCGGGGCTCGGTTGTGGGCAGGTCCTCGCTGGCTGCTGTACAGAGGCTGATGGTCACGTCCCTGCGACAAGCCCTCGCCGTGAGCCCAGGCGCCCACAAGAGACGGTCTCCAGCG AATCGGGTGGAGGAGTGGGAAGGGAGAATGGGCGGAATGGCCCCACTCAGACCCCTCGGACGCCAGAGGAAGACGGGGACACTCGCTGCCCAG GTGACAATCCCTGCTCCCAGTTGTGTCACCGTGAGCAATCGGCGGTTGTGTGTTCGTGCTTCACTGGATACCAATTAATGAGCGACGGCAGGACCTGTGAAG ATACTAATGAATGTGAGCATCTCAGCCAGCCGTGTGCAGAGGGTTTCAACTGCATCAATACCATTGGGTCATACAGCTGCTTCCAGACCATTATCAGCTGTGACCGGGGATACCAGGCCAGTGATGACCACACCCGGTGTGTTG ATATTGATGAGTGTCAGATGGGGATACACCACTGCAATAATAAACAGATTTGCCGCAACACTCCGGGGAGCTACCGTTGTGACTGTCAACAGGGTTACCACATGCAGCCATACAGCAGGACCTGTGTCG ATATCAATGAGTGCCAGAGGTACCGGGGCCGTGTGTGTGCCCAGATCTGTGAGAATACACCAGGATCATACCACTGTTCCTGTGGGGCTGGTTACAGACTCGCGGAGGATGGGAAGAACTGCCAAG ATGTTGATGAGTGTGCGGCTGGTGCCTGTAGCCAGGAATGTGCTAACGTCTATGGGTCCTATCAGTGTTACTGTTGGCCAGGGTACTCCCTGAACCTGCTGGACAGAACGACCTGTGAAG ATATTGACGAGTGCTCAGTGGTCTCTGCCAGCCTGTGTACCTATCGTTGTGTCAACAGCCCTGGCTCCTTCACCTGTACTTGTCCTGAAGGTTATGTCCTTGCCCAAAACAGGAGGAACTGCAAAG ATCTGGATGAGTGCACGCTGGGAACCCACAACTGCACAGGGGCAGAGATCTGCTTCAACATCCAGGGTGGATTCAAGTGCCTGTCCTTTGTGTGCCCGCCCAACTACCGCAAGGTGGGCCAGAC CCAATGCGAGCGCCTGTCGTGCCAAGGTTATGTCGAGTGCCAGATGGTGCCACAGAGAATCACCTACTATCAGCTCAGCTTCCCCACCAATGTCCGGGTACCTGTCGACATCTTCCGCATCAGCCCCTCGCCTGTCTACGTGGGGGACAACATCCTACTCGGCATCACCCGTGGAAACGAGGGCCTGCACTTTGCCATCCGCCGGGTGGACCCCTACACGGGTTTCGTTTACCTGCAGCTTCCTCCCCGGCAGCCCCGAGAGTTCCTCCTTGACGTGGAGATGACCCTGATCCGCCAGGGCCGCGCCACCAAGTTTATCATCAGGATCCACATCTTCGTGACAGGGCCCTCGCTGTGA